The Chiloscyllium plagiosum isolate BGI_BamShark_2017 chromosome 20, ASM401019v2, whole genome shotgun sequence genome has a window encoding:
- the LOC122560268 gene encoding transcription factor E2F1-like yields MSREVSGAPGKPGTSADSLRTGTGPGRPLLIFSSTLSPPPPPPPSPARSGPVEAERSGTGPGPEAAQGVLVFAATPLGPGSAEWGQRPPLGRPPVKRKLELESDHQYLAMEMVSPRGKGKSSGRGLKSPVEKTRYDTSLSLITKRFIHLLAQSPDGVLDLNWAAQALEVQKRRIYDITNVLEGIKLIAKKSKNHIQWLGGHQFLDGEVLARYQALVKDIAELDENDRKLEELIQSCTLQLKLLTEDSESQKFAYVTCQDLRSIEDLADEMVMVIKAPADTKLQVTDPSEALQISLQSSRGPVDVFLCPESSSGTCSPVRSLVSPVKVSPVKVSPIRTGGLAPVTHQELLGSTSQGTILLSSSSHDQGTHLASNASSPLGGVADINLSPLTSAANLLQQPDDTLPTIPFDDMFINLSPPMFQDYHFGLDEGEGISELFDCDFDTLPPLEF; encoded by the exons ATGTCCAGGGAAGTGTCAGGGGCTCCGGGAAAGCCCGGAACCTCCGCTGATTCCCTCCGGACCGGCACCGGGCCCGGCCGGCCGCTGCTGATCTTCTCCTCCACCctctctccacctcctcctcctcctccttccccgGCAAGGAGTGGCCCGGTTGAGGCGGAGAGGTCGGGGACCGGGCCCGGTCCGGAGGCGGCACAGGGCGTCCTGGTGTTCGCTGCTACCCCCCTGGGTCCCGGCTCAGCCGAGTGGGGACAGCGGCCCCCCCTAGGGCGCCCGCCG GTGAAGAGGAAGTTGGAGCTGGAGAGTGATCATCAGTATCTGGCCATGGAGATGGTGAGCCCCAGAGGGAAAGGCAAGTCTTCAGGGAGAG GTCTGAAATCCCCAGTGGAGAAGACTCGATATGACACGTCCCTGAGCCTGATCACCAAGCGGTTTATCCATCTGTTGGCACAGTCTCCAGATGGCGTACTGGACCTGAACTGGGCAGCACAGGCCCTCGAAGTTCAGAAGCGCAGAATCTATGACATCACCAACGTCCTGGAGGGCATCAAACTCATTGCCAAGAAATCCAAGAATCACATCCAGTGGCT GGGTGGGCATCAGTTCCTGGATGGTGAGGTCCTGGCCCGGtaccaggccctggtgaaggatATCGCTGAGCTGGATGAAAATGATCGCAAACTGGAGGAGCTGATCCAAAGCTGCACCCTGCAGCTCAAACTGCTGACAGAGGACTCGGAAAGCCAGAA GTTTGCCTATGTCACATGTCAGGACTTGCGCAGCATTGAAGACTTGGCTGATGAGATGGTGATGGTAATTAAAGCCCCAGCTGATACCAAGCTTCAGGTGACTGATCCCAGTGAG GCACTTCAGATCTCGTTGCAAAGCAGCAGGGGGCCAGTGGATGTCTTCCTGTGTCCTGAGAGCAGCTCGGGCACTTGCAGTCCCGTGAGGAGCCTCGTCAGCCCCGTGAAGGTCAGCCCTGTGAAGGTCAGCCCCATCCGGACAGGTGGGCTGGCTCCAGTAACCCACCAGGAactgttaggaagcacttcccaGGGGACCATCCTCTTATCGTCTTCAAGTCATGACcaag GGACGCACCTTGCAAGCAATGCATCCTCCCCATTGGGAGGAGTTGCGGACATTAACCTTTCCCCTTTGACCTCAGCTGCCAACCTTCTACAGCAGCCGGACGACACCCTTCCCACAATCCCGTTTGATGACATGTTTATCAACCTCTCTCCACCAATGTTTCAGGATTACCATTTTGGGTTAGACGAAGGGGAAGGGATCAGCGAGTTGTTCGACTGTGACTTTGACACGCTACCACCGTtggagttctga